CGGGCAATGTGCATCCTGTACTGATCATCGAAAAGGATAGCCAGTCGAATCCGAATCGCGCCGCCGAAGTCACGGCAAGCCTGATCAAGGACGACAAGGTGGACCTGATTGTGTCCGCGTGCACGGCGGACACCGTCAACCCCGTGTCCGATCAATGCGAGCTGGGCCGGATCCCCTGCATCACCACGAACTGCCCGTGGCAACCTTACTACTTCGGGCGAGGCGGTTCGCCGGCGAAGGGCTTCGAGTATACGTATCACTTTTGCTGGGGACTGGAAGACCTGATCGCGGTATATACGGCCATCTGGGACAGCGCCGGCGCCGCCACCAATCGCACCGTCGGAGCGCTCTGGCCGAACGATGCAGAAGGCAACGCGTTCAGTGACAAGGCCTTTGGCTTTCCGGCGGCGCTTGCCGCGAAAGGCTACAAGCTCATCGACCTCGGCCGGTTCCAGCCGACCGCCAATGACTTCTCGGCGCACATCCGCGCGTTCAAGGCGGCAAACGTGGAGATCGTGACGGGCGTCCTGCCGCCCGCAGCGTTCGCTACATTCTGGAGCCAGGCAGCCCAGCAGGGTTTCAAGCCGAAGATCGTGACCTTTGCCAAGGCGCTGCTCTTTCCTTCCGCGGTTGCAGGACTCGGGCCACGAGGCGTCGGCTTGTCCACGGAGGTGGCGTGGTCGCCCGCCTATCCTTATCGCTCCACACTGACCGGCGAAACCAGCGCACAGTTTGCCGCTGCCTATGAAGCGGCTACCGGCCGGCAGTGGGTGCAACCCCTTGGCGCAACGCTGTCCTTGTTCGAAGTCGCACTCGACGTGCTCAAGCGGAGCGCCGCGCTGACGCCACAGGCGATTGTCACGTCGATCCGCACGACCGACTACGCGTCGGCCGTCGGTCCCGTCAAGTGGACTGGGAGCCCGGTCAAGAACGTCACCAAGACGCCGCTGGTAGGCGCGCAATGGACCGCGGGCAACAGGCATCCACTGGATCTGCAGATCGTGAGCGCAACGCTTGCGAAGGATATCGGCGTGCAGAAGCGCCTGGCAATTCTCACCTGAGGGGTCGTATGGAACATTGTGTCCTTTCCGCCGAAATGCTGGTGAAGCGATTCGGCGCGGTGACGGTCGCCGACAATTTGTCCGTTGCGCTCGGTGACGGCGAAGCGCTGGGCGTCATTGGCCCCAACGGTGCAGGAAAGAGCAGTTTCTTCAACCTGCTGAGCGGCAACATCCGCGCGGACAGCGGCCGTATCCTGCTGGAAGGGCGGGACGTCACCCATGCATCGCCAAACGAGCGGGCGATTGCCGGGATCGGGCGAACGTACCAGATCCCCCGGCCCTTTTCCCAGCTGACGGTATTTGAAAACCTGCTCGTTGGCGCATTCTTCGGCGCCAGGCTGGACGCGCGCCGAGCTCAGCAGCATTGCTACGAAACGCTGGCACTGACCGGGTTGCTCCGCCATGCCGACAAGCCGGCGGCTGCGCTGTCGCTGCTCGAACGCAAGCGACTGGAACTGGCGCGAGCGCTGGCGACCCGCCCGAAGGTCCTGTTGCTCGACGAAATTGCAGGCGGCCTGACGGAGGGCGAGGCGGCGGAACTGGTCGCAACCATTCAATGCATCCACGCCCAAGGCACCGCCATCATCTGGATCGAACACGTCGTGCATGCGCTCCTGGCGGTTGTCTCCCGGCTGATGGTGCTGAGCTTCGGCAAGAAGCTCATGGAAGGCGAGCCGTCGGCTGTGATGCACAGCGCCGCGGTGCGGGATGTGTATCTGGGTATCGAGGTGGAAGCCCATGCTTAGCATTCATGAACTCGATGCGTACTACGGCGACTTTCAGGCGCTGTTTGCCCTGAGCCTGACAATCCAGCAAGGCGAGTCGGTGGCGATCATCGGTGCGAAT
The Cupriavidus basilensis DNA segment above includes these coding regions:
- a CDS encoding ABC transporter ATP-binding protein encodes the protein MEHCVLSAEMLVKRFGAVTVADNLSVALGDGEALGVIGPNGAGKSSFFNLLSGNIRADSGRILLEGRDVTHASPNERAIAGIGRTYQIPRPFSQLTVFENLLVGAFFGARLDARRAQQHCYETLALTGLLRHADKPAAALSLLERKRLELARALATRPKVLLLDEIAGGLTEGEAAELVATIQCIHAQGTAIIWIEHVVHALLAVVSRLMVLSFGKKLMEGEPSAVMHSAAVRDVYLGIEVEAHA
- a CDS encoding ABC transporter substrate-binding protein, which codes for MIRPAPERQVRKASGSKEEPRRHKHDRRQDMKKEMEGGTVRQMHSAGRRATLRGLVALGASTVGVQSIRPASAAARPLKIGYVSPRTGPLAPFAETDGFILQRVRAAIANGISVAGNVHPVLIIEKDSQSNPNRAAEVTASLIKDDKVDLIVSACTADTVNPVSDQCELGRIPCITTNCPWQPYYFGRGGSPAKGFEYTYHFCWGLEDLIAVYTAIWDSAGAATNRTVGALWPNDAEGNAFSDKAFGFPAALAAKGYKLIDLGRFQPTANDFSAHIRAFKAANVEIVTGVLPPAAFATFWSQAAQQGFKPKIVTFAKALLFPSAVAGLGPRGVGLSTEVAWSPAYPYRSTLTGETSAQFAAAYEAATGRQWVQPLGATLSLFEVALDVLKRSAALTPQAIVTSIRTTDYASAVGPVKWTGSPVKNVTKTPLVGAQWTAGNRHPLDLQIVSATLAKDIGVQKRLAILT